Genomic segment of uncultured Methanobrevibacter sp.:
CCCAATGGGAATGAACTTCATTTACAGTGTTGTAAATAGTTTCCAAGGATTCTCGAACATTTTTATTTGAATTTATTTTTTCAATGAAGGCATCCTCTTCACTTTCATCTAAAACACCAATGGTTCTTGAAACAGGGGTCTTGATTCCATGGAGATGGTATTCAATATTTTCAAGATGACAGTTGTATTTTCTAAGGATATCCAATTCCTTTGCAACAAAATCGACTCCATGCTTTTCAGTGATATGGATTAAATTAGGTTGTACAGCAGCAAAGTAGATGTCAGTTCCTCCACTTGATTCAGGGGAGATAACCTTATTTGCACCGGCATGCTTTAATCTTTTAATGCTTTCCTTTTTGCTTGCCCTTGAAACGATCCATGCATCATTATACAATTCCCTTGTTGTAAGGACGATAAATAGATTATCAACATCACTGCCAGTTGCAACTATCACACCTAATGATTTGTCTATATTAAGTTTTTTAAGTGTCTTGTCTTCAGTAGCATTTCCATTAAGCAAGATTACATTTTCATTCTCTTCAATATCCTCTAATTTTTCCTCATTTTTTTCAATAATGATTACTTTTTGGTTTCTTTTCATTAATTCTTCATAAACTGCAGTACCTACTCGTCCAAATCCACATAATATATAGTGATTTTGTATGTCTGCTAATTTCCTTTCCATAATTCTTCCACTCCTCATATCTTGAAGGTTTTGTGTAACTGAACTAATGATAAATGTAACGATATAAGCTAGAATCCCGACTCCTGATAGTGCCAATGTAACAGAAAAGATCTTTTGCAAGGGAGTTATTGGGAAAATGTCTCCATATCCTACTGTAGCAAGGGTTATTATAGTGTAATATATTGAATCGTATATGTCCAATTCCATAATGTACATGGATCCTAAAATTCCATATAATAATATAATAACAATAATGAGCACTGCATAAATTCCTGTTCTGTCTCTTCTAGAATAATTGTATATGATTTTTATGCCTTTCATTATTAGCCCTCATTCGGATTCCAGTTTTTATTTTTTTAAAAAGTTCTTTTTTATGAATTTTATGTTCTGGCTTATGGCACAGATTTTTTTAATTTTCTTTAATTTTTCAGTTATTGTCCTTATATTTAATTATTAGTTTGATTATATAATATAATGTTTATGTAATTTTTTTAAAATTGTTCTAATTTTTATAGGAATTTTTTTTAAATGATTAAAAAGGTGAAACAATGGATCCAATTGATATGATGACAACAGATTATAATTGTGAGTATTTGGGGCTTTCTCGTTTGTGCTTAATGGAGAATGCTGGAAAATCATTATCAGATGAGGTGGCAACCCTTTCAACTTTCAAGTTTTCAAAACCTGTTAAGATTCTAATATTTACAGGTTCTGGAGGAAACGGAGGAGACGGTTTTGTAGCTGCAAGGCATTTGTTGAATAGGGGATTTGAAGTGGAAGTCTACTGCTTGAATGCTCTAGAGGAGATTAAGTCTGATGATGCATTGATCAATCTTGAGATTCTCATGAACATGGAACCAAGGGTTTCACGATTGTCTGTTGATTTCATTAAGGATTCCAGTGATTTGGATAAACTTGATTTTGACTCAAATAGTGAATATATTGTGCTTGATTGTCTTCTTGGAACTGGAATCAAAGGAAAACTTAGAACAAAGGTTAGAAAAACAGTAGAATTGATTAATGCAATTAATGGTTTGAAAGTGGCAGTGGATGCTCCTTCAGGTTTGGATCCATTAACTGGGGAGATATCCGACATTGCTGTTGAAGCTGATTATACTGTAAGTTTTCATAAGATCAAGACTGGCGTCAAATTGGCAGGTGAGGAAAAGACTGGTGGAGTAATCACCTGCGATATTGGAATTCCAATTGAAGCTGAACTATTCGTTGAAGGTGGAGACTTACTCAGATTAAAGAATAGGTCTAAAGACTCCCATAAAGGCAATAACGGTAAGGTCTTGATTGTTGGGGGAAGCAAGGATTATTATGGTGCCCCTGCAATCTCAGCAAAGGCAGCTATTGCAACAGGTGCAGATTTGACTTATATTTGCACTCCTCAAAACGCTGCTCTTGCCATAAAGGCAATATCTGAAGACTTTATTGTAAAAGAGGCAAAAGGTGATTGCCTGTCTTTGGATGATTTAGATGACATTTTGGAACTTGCCTCAAAAGTTGATGCAGTGTTATTAGGTCCAGGTTCAAGTCAAAATGAGGAAACAGGCAAGCTATTCAATGTATTGGCAATGAAGATTGACAAGCCATTGGTATTGGATGCAGATGCATTGAAATTAGTTGATTTAAGTCTTGTTTCCAAAAAGGAGGACTTGATTCTCACACCTCATTTATCTGAATTCAAGTCATTCTTTAAAAACGTTTCAAAAGATGATTTGAATAATCTTGAGAAATTTGTCAAATTGGAAGACAAGGAGAATTTGGACTTTAGAAAAGTCAACGA
This window contains:
- a CDS encoding NAD(P)H-hydrate dehydratase; translation: MDPIDMMTTDYNCEYLGLSRLCLMENAGKSLSDEVATLSTFKFSKPVKILIFTGSGGNGGDGFVAARHLLNRGFEVEVYCLNALEEIKSDDALINLEILMNMEPRVSRLSVDFIKDSSDLDKLDFDSNSEYIVLDCLLGTGIKGKLRTKVRKTVELINAINGLKVAVDAPSGLDPLTGEISDIAVEADYTVSFHKIKTGVKLAGEEKTGGVITCDIGIPIEAELFVEGGDLLRLKNRSKDSHKGNNGKVLIVGGSKDYYGAPAISAKAAIATGADLTYICTPQNAALAIKAISEDFIVKEAKGDCLSLDDLDDILELASKVDAVLLGPGSSQNEETGKLFNVLAMKIDKPLVLDADALKLVDLSLVSKKEDLILTPHLSEFKSFFKNVSKDDLNNLEKFVKLEDKENLDFRKVNDKIDAIHKIIKSIEGSVILKGKYDFIFNGNRLKINRTGNPGMTVGGTGDALAGIALSLLSQGLSSFDAALLAPYLNGKAGDLAYEAQGYGFGAQDLTQYLGAVMNGLIE
- a CDS encoding NAD-binding protein, translated to MKGIKIIYNYSRRDRTGIYAVLIIVIILLYGILGSMYIMELDIYDSIYYTIITLATVGYGDIFPITPLQKIFSVTLALSGVGILAYIVTFIISSVTQNLQDMRSGRIMERKLADIQNHYILCGFGRVGTAVYEELMKRNQKVIIIEKNEEKLEDIEENENVILLNGNATEDKTLKKLNIDKSLGVIVATGSDVDNLFIVLTTRELYNDAWIVSRASKKESIKRLKHAGANKVISPESSGGTDIYFAAVQPNLIHITEKHGVDFVAKELDILRKYNCHLENIEYHLHGIKTPVSRTIGVLDESEEDAFIEKINSNKNVRESLETIYNTVNEVHSHWVSGPDQFFLNMAIKELENEGIVLGVNLSFDEINEFTKQFKE